A single Oncorhynchus kisutch isolate 150728-3 linkage group LG19, Okis_V2, whole genome shotgun sequence DNA region contains:
- the LOC109910064 gene encoding avidin: MAEVTKIAHLSGVWKNELGSIMTLKFEPTNSALSGTYKSLVGEHPHDTKELNEPLVGFYNIKEPQMPTIAFCISWGNIGSCSAFTGQYFNENNQEVIKTTWILRSSEPSLGQDWEGTRVGTDIFLRVAK; the protein is encoded by the exons ATGGCCGAG GTTACAAAGATTGCACACCTATCAGGAGTATGGAAGAATGAGCTGGGGTCTATAATGACTCTAAAGTTTGAGCCAACCAATTCGGCGCTCAGTGGGACGTACAAATCACTTGTGGGAGAACATCCGCATGACACTAAAGAACTCAATGAACCATTGGTGGGCTTCTACAACATAAAGGAACCACAAATGCCAACCATCGCCTTCTGCATTTCATGGGGAAATATTG GGTCCTGTTCCGCTTTCACAGGGCAGTATTTCAATGAGAATAACCAAGAGGTGATTAAAACCACCTGGATCCTGCGGTCGTCAGAGCCATCTCTCGGTCAAGACTGGGAGGGCACAAG AGTTGGAACTGATATATTCCTTAGGGTTGCTAAATAA
- the LOC116354959 gene encoding avidin-like → MAEVTKIAHLSGEWKNELGSIMTLKFEPTNSALSGTYKSLVGEHPHDTKELNEPLVGFYNIKEPQMPTIAFCISWGNIGSCSAFTGQYFNENNQEVIKTTWILRSSEPSLGQDWEGTRVGTDIFLRVAK, encoded by the exons GTTACAAAGATTGCTCACCTATCAGGAGAATGGAAGAATGAGCTGGGGTCTATAATGACTCTAAAGTTTGAGCCAACCAATTCGGCGCTCAGTGGGACGTACAAATCACTTGTGGGAGAACATCCGCATGACACTAAAGAACTCAATGAACCATTGGTGGGCTTCTACAACATAAAGGAACCACAAATGCCAACCATCGCCTTCTGCATTTCATGGGGAAATATTG GGTCCTGTTCCGCTTTCACAGGGCAGTATTTCAATGAGAATAACCAAGAGGTGATTAAAACCACCTGGATCCTGCGGTCGTCAGAGCCATCTCTCGGTCAAGACTGGGAGGGCACAAG AGTTGGAACTGATATATTCCTTAGGGTTGCTAAATAA